Proteins from a genomic interval of Stenotrophomonas maltophilia:
- a CDS encoding RNA polymerase sigma factor yields the protein MSPNALALVELLIRERRALSRFIARYLDPASTEDTLQNLYLKASSVPGDPPILEPRGYLYRMAYHHALNRSQSDARERRAMAEYALDMAEASRDGEAQALDQAQLREITQTILALPAQVRECFVLNRYLGLSEREIAARLGISKSLVGKHVLRAALLIQQHQQGMHR from the coding sequence ATGTCTCCCAATGCCCTGGCGCTGGTCGAGCTGCTGATCCGCGAGCGCCGTGCGTTGTCTCGCTTCATCGCGCGCTATCTCGACCCGGCCAGTACCGAGGACACCCTGCAGAACCTGTACCTGAAGGCCAGCAGCGTGCCCGGCGATCCGCCCATCCTGGAGCCGCGCGGCTATCTGTACCGGATGGCTTACCACCACGCGCTCAACCGCAGCCAGTCCGACGCCCGCGAGCGGCGTGCGATGGCCGAGTACGCCCTCGACATGGCCGAGGCCAGTCGCGATGGCGAGGCGCAGGCGCTGGACCAGGCGCAGCTGCGCGAGATCACCCAGACCATCCTCGCGCTGCCGGCCCAGGTGCGCGAGTGCTTCGTGCTCAACCGCTACCTGGGCCTGAGTGAGCGCGAAATCGCCGCCCGGCTGGGTATTTCCAAGAGCCTGGTGGGCAAGCATGTGCTGCGCGCGGCGCTGTTGATCCAGCAGCACCAGCAGGGAATGCATCGATGA